From a region of the Corallococcus coralloides DSM 2259 genome:
- a CDS encoding AAA family ATPase produces the protein MTSPPPNLQAAQSFRRFFGELRETYLERETLFTQIELALLCREHVLVVGPPGTAKSAVASAVLGRITDEVSGLPSLFSKQIAETTLQTDLIGPVDFKVLTETGRTEYLTDEGMLGAVHAFLDEVFDGRDMLLRSILNVMYERELKHGRKVTAGRTECVVMTSNRYLTEVLARSPELLLAFADRLSFISFVPKAFARRESRAAMLHRFVHGTRPDLRATLTLQQLDLLQDAVAQVKVPGHVLEGVEMLTDALERALVAQVSKLPDYVPTKYFSQRSVVKALWTLKAAVVRDQIYRRPDRPLEATVEDLDALRWFFLLGGPPAAEADALLKAAVDPRERAQLEIVRLEQRTFDEVLGKVRQELGGGVEREATTLAAADDVNAAEGLSRNWQAGVVSTTARGVLGKLVPGPRHGQNRAPLLVAARALVAALEQRLSRGMAAGQGEGRGGVALLIAIRDVLELSRAVPELKPGYPALCESAARFLEQALEMSASAAEGLAFEDSVKMEWLVGLAENLEEELGVMGSLAAMLSEAVPSLHERLRHADRNTRRRVVAALRRRVSAAFPAQAPRGRKDPLDALSADSRRLTQLENALTALDPSQAGLKQELLRPLSVAYAREVLGATPFERIEQYGRAVQAVAENLRREGVTAEPVLAECRDLMENRLREHARVLSREVASPPPAPNAVLNGDAYTYYRGELSAQAPDGELTALVGLDGQLMAARPPSASAFLSDTVRAAVAEAELSFLLSRIKYLRSWLTQLLSALPAPEALNGRADAERTFERLVRSRFPQLALKEGELVRLKATLGMLETLPGELGESARKLSTQLRGIDEDFGRFSRQVLERRTAP, from the coding sequence GTGACTTCGCCTCCTCCCAACCTGCAGGCCGCCCAGTCCTTTCGCCGCTTCTTCGGGGAGCTGCGGGAGACGTACCTGGAGCGGGAAACGCTGTTCACGCAGATTGAGCTGGCGCTGCTCTGCCGCGAGCACGTGCTGGTGGTGGGGCCGCCCGGGACGGCGAAGAGCGCGGTCGCCAGCGCTGTGCTGGGGCGCATCACGGACGAGGTGTCCGGGCTGCCGTCGCTGTTCTCCAAGCAGATCGCGGAGACGACGCTGCAGACGGACCTCATCGGTCCGGTGGATTTCAAGGTGCTCACGGAGACGGGGCGCACCGAGTACCTCACCGACGAGGGCATGCTGGGCGCGGTGCACGCGTTCCTGGACGAGGTCTTCGACGGCCGGGACATGCTGCTGCGCTCCATCCTCAACGTGATGTACGAGCGGGAGCTGAAGCACGGCCGCAAGGTGACGGCCGGCCGCACCGAGTGCGTGGTGATGACGAGCAACCGGTACCTCACGGAGGTGCTGGCGCGCTCGCCGGAGCTGCTCCTGGCGTTCGCGGACCGGTTGAGCTTCATCAGCTTCGTGCCCAAGGCCTTCGCCCGGCGGGAGAGCCGGGCCGCCATGCTGCACCGCTTCGTGCACGGGACGCGGCCGGACCTGCGCGCCACGCTGACGCTCCAGCAGTTGGACCTGCTCCAGGACGCGGTGGCCCAGGTGAAGGTGCCCGGCCACGTGCTGGAGGGCGTGGAGATGCTCACGGACGCGCTGGAGCGTGCGCTCGTGGCGCAGGTGTCGAAGCTGCCGGACTACGTGCCCACGAAGTACTTCTCCCAGCGCTCGGTGGTGAAGGCGCTCTGGACGCTGAAGGCCGCGGTGGTGCGCGATCAGATCTACCGCCGTCCGGACCGGCCGCTCGAAGCGACCGTCGAGGACCTGGACGCGCTGCGCTGGTTCTTCCTCCTGGGCGGTCCTCCCGCGGCGGAGGCGGACGCGCTGCTCAAGGCGGCGGTGGACCCTCGCGAGCGGGCGCAGCTGGAGATCGTCCGGCTGGAGCAGCGCACCTTCGACGAGGTGCTGGGCAAGGTGCGGCAGGAGCTGGGCGGCGGCGTGGAGCGCGAGGCGACGACGCTCGCGGCCGCCGACGACGTGAACGCCGCGGAGGGCCTGAGCCGCAACTGGCAGGCGGGCGTGGTGTCCACCACCGCGCGCGGCGTGCTGGGCAAGCTGGTGCCCGGGCCTCGCCACGGCCAGAACCGGGCGCCGCTGCTGGTGGCGGCGCGGGCGCTGGTGGCGGCCCTGGAGCAGCGGCTGTCGCGGGGCATGGCGGCGGGGCAGGGGGAGGGGCGCGGCGGCGTGGCGTTGCTCATCGCCATCCGCGACGTCCTGGAGCTGAGCCGGGCGGTGCCGGAGCTGAAGCCGGGCTACCCCGCGCTGTGCGAGTCGGCCGCGCGGTTCCTGGAGCAGGCGCTGGAGATGAGCGCGTCCGCGGCGGAGGGGCTCGCGTTCGAGGACAGCGTCAAGATGGAGTGGCTGGTCGGGCTCGCGGAGAACCTGGAGGAGGAGCTGGGCGTGATGGGCTCGCTGGCGGCGATGCTCAGCGAGGCGGTGCCCTCCCTCCACGAGCGGCTGCGCCACGCGGACCGGAACACGCGCCGCCGGGTGGTGGCCGCGCTCCGGCGCCGGGTGTCGGCGGCGTTCCCCGCGCAGGCGCCCCGGGGCCGCAAGGATCCGCTGGACGCGCTGTCCGCGGACTCGCGGCGGCTCACCCAGTTGGAGAACGCCCTGACGGCGTTGGATCCGTCCCAGGCGGGGTTGAAGCAGGAACTGCTCCGGCCGCTGAGCGTGGCGTACGCGCGCGAGGTGCTGGGGGCGACCCCGTTCGAGCGCATCGAGCAGTACGGCCGCGCGGTGCAGGCGGTGGCGGAGAACCTGCGGCGCGAGGGCGTGACGGCGGAGCCGGTGCTCGCCGAGTGCCGCGACCTGATGGAGAACCGCCTCCGGGAGCATGCCCGCGTGCTGTCTCGCGAGGTGGCCAGCCCGCCTCCGGCCCCCAACGCCGTGCTCAACGGCGACGCGTACACCTACTACCGGGGCGAGCTGTCCGCGCAGGCCCCCGACGGCGAGCTGACCGCGCTCGTGGGCCTGGACGGACAGCTGATGGCGGCGCGTCCCCCGTCCGCGTCCGCGTTCCTCTCCGACACGGTCCGCGCGGCCGTGGCCGAGGCGGAGCTGTCCTTCCTCCTGTCGCGCATCAAGTACCTGCGCAGCTGGCTGACCCAGCTGCTGTCCGCGCTGCCCGCCCCCGAGGCGCTCAACGGCCGTGCCGACGCGGAGCGCACCTTCGAGCGGCTGGTGCGCAGCCGCTTCCCCCAGCTCGCGCTCAAGGAGGGCGAGCTGGTGCGGCTCAAGGCCACGCTGGGCATGCTGGAGACGCTCCCGGGCGAGCTGGGAGAGAGCGCGCGCAAGCTGTCCACCCAGCTGCGCGGCATCGACGAGGACTTCGGACGCTTCAGCCGTCAGGTGCTGGAGCGGCGGACCGCGCCGTGA
- a CDS encoding vWA domain-containing protein — MLARRLTPLRQRLDALRQPVAARGGAWSWPFGRKLKGPEDLGLPVLVALDRELDRVGIHTAADARLLLALGTQRGRAGALAQGLATRANQALEEYEECLRLVEKAHRSGEMPSGALTALDRGFVRLARAVKVADLFSRPLEAQGGEDAPFEIFERPPGTTRERPPANARLAVAELLAARARDNVIDLVQKRRDLDLAHEMLLRLGTTDADRARSMALRTDVAEARERVREVPPTRSLEALVRGVRETAQKDPRGAYRSLQGLYERAIEAGDAELASAARRALTPLLPPESRLTRMVEDAEAGTRLQWLGEADAEADSGREAEDAPDEQLADLAFSLKPEQLATFDLAAGCARFFDVEDALSEEIVEKDAAAARAVPRQVPYPTQTMSFATTGSLDEVHHFVITDPRRLLQDLAGHRQLVRTYLDDAPPPKPRKVKRTAVRVYVCDASGSMHGARARFRDALIIAELNNLRVKARRGENFDPLYFSFFNDVPTELARVDTAAEATRQIEKLFRDSPAEGQTDISLALLSAFDSIRAAQGRDPYLARATVVLITDGEDRVDLDLIRRTRAPMGALDIALSFISLGEENPDLKSLVLEQRAAGGRAFYHPLSDEEIRWARTEFDTPWRTLLPRDVPASLEALEALAPHLDALEAVAAGRAPGAGVAVEASFDALFPAAPAASPVPEAPGAELVARVMDILEAVGEAASLASTDRRATESVVLLQHLLSVYGLTPARYLAVLSGGGRPVAEALERVRLLCRPFG, encoded by the coding sequence GTGCTGGCGCGTCGGCTCACTCCCCTGCGGCAGCGCCTGGATGCGCTCCGCCAGCCCGTGGCGGCCCGTGGTGGCGCGTGGTCCTGGCCCTTCGGCCGCAAGCTGAAGGGACCGGAAGACCTGGGCCTGCCGGTGCTCGTGGCGCTCGACCGCGAGCTGGATCGCGTGGGCATCCACACCGCCGCGGATGCCCGGCTGCTGCTCGCGCTGGGCACCCAGCGGGGCAGGGCGGGGGCGCTCGCGCAGGGGCTCGCGACGCGCGCGAACCAGGCCCTGGAGGAGTACGAGGAGTGCCTGCGCCTGGTGGAGAAGGCGCACCGCTCCGGGGAGATGCCTTCGGGGGCCCTCACCGCGCTGGACCGCGGCTTCGTGCGGCTGGCCCGCGCGGTGAAGGTGGCGGATCTCTTCAGCCGTCCGTTGGAGGCCCAGGGCGGTGAGGACGCGCCGTTCGAGATCTTCGAACGCCCGCCTGGGACGACCCGGGAGCGGCCGCCGGCCAACGCGCGCCTGGCCGTCGCGGAGTTGCTGGCCGCTCGCGCGCGGGACAACGTCATCGACCTGGTGCAGAAGCGGCGCGACCTGGACCTGGCCCACGAGATGCTGCTGCGCCTGGGCACCACGGACGCGGACCGCGCGCGGAGCATGGCGCTGCGCACCGACGTGGCGGAGGCGCGCGAGCGGGTGCGCGAGGTTCCCCCCACGCGCTCCCTGGAGGCGCTGGTGCGCGGTGTGCGGGAGACCGCCCAGAAGGATCCCCGGGGCGCCTACCGTTCGTTGCAGGGCCTCTACGAGCGCGCCATCGAAGCAGGGGACGCGGAGCTGGCCTCGGCGGCGCGGCGCGCGCTGACGCCGCTGCTTCCCCCCGAGTCCCGGCTGACGCGGATGGTGGAGGACGCGGAGGCGGGCACGCGGCTCCAGTGGCTGGGGGAGGCGGATGCCGAGGCGGACTCCGGACGCGAAGCGGAAGACGCGCCGGACGAGCAGCTCGCGGACCTGGCGTTCTCCCTGAAGCCGGAACAGCTGGCCACGTTCGACCTGGCGGCGGGGTGCGCGCGCTTCTTCGACGTGGAGGACGCGCTGTCGGAGGAGATCGTCGAGAAGGACGCCGCCGCCGCGCGGGCCGTCCCGCGTCAGGTGCCCTATCCGACGCAGACGATGTCGTTCGCCACGACGGGCAGCCTGGATGAGGTCCACCACTTCGTCATCACGGACCCTCGGCGCCTGCTCCAGGACCTCGCGGGGCACCGGCAGCTCGTGCGCACGTACCTGGACGACGCGCCGCCCCCCAAGCCGCGCAAGGTGAAGCGCACCGCCGTGCGCGTCTACGTCTGTGACGCCTCCGGCTCCATGCACGGCGCGCGGGCGCGCTTCCGTGACGCGCTCATCATCGCGGAGCTGAACAACCTGCGCGTGAAGGCGCGGCGCGGAGAGAACTTCGACCCGCTCTACTTCAGCTTCTTCAACGACGTGCCCACGGAGCTGGCCCGCGTGGACACCGCCGCGGAGGCGACCCGGCAGATTGAAAAGCTCTTCCGGGACTCGCCCGCGGAAGGGCAGACGGACATCTCCCTGGCCCTGCTGTCCGCCTTCGACTCCATCCGCGCCGCGCAGGGGCGCGACCCGTACCTCGCGCGCGCCACGGTGGTGCTCATCACCGACGGCGAGGACCGCGTGGACCTGGACCTCATCCGCCGCACGCGCGCGCCCATGGGCGCCCTGGACATCGCGTTGAGCTTCATCTCGCTGGGCGAGGAGAACCCGGACCTCAAGTCCCTGGTGCTGGAGCAGCGCGCCGCCGGAGGCCGCGCCTTCTACCACCCGCTCTCCGACGAGGAGATCCGCTGGGCGCGCACGGAGTTCGACACGCCCTGGCGCACGCTCCTGCCTCGCGACGTGCCGGCCTCGCTGGAAGCCCTGGAGGCCCTGGCCCCGCACCTGGACGCGCTGGAGGCGGTGGCGGCGGGCCGCGCTCCCGGGGCGGGCGTGGCCGTGGAGGCCTCCTTCGACGCGCTCTTCCCAGCCGCGCCCGCGGCGTCCCCCGTGCCGGAGGCGCCCGGCGCGGAGCTCGTGGCGCGGGTGATGGACATCCTGGAGGCGGTGGGCGAGGCCGCGTCGCTCGCCTCCACGGACCGGCGCGCGACGGAGAGCGTGGTGCTCCTGCAGCACCTGCTGTCCGTCTACGGACTCACGCCCGCGCGCTACCTGGCCGTGCTGTCCGGCGGCGGGCGTCCGGTGGCCGAGGCATTGGAACGGGTGCGGTTGCTCTGCCGCCCGTTCGGGTAG